Genomic DNA from Haloplanus aerogenes:
GTCGGGGCCTCGTTTTTCATCGCGTTCATGTCGAAGCTGTGCTTGCCCTCCTGCCCCACATCGCCGTCCGTGTACACCTCGTGCTGGCCGAAGTAGAGTTCGCGGTCGACTTCGGGGAGGCCACCTTTCGGTTCGACCAGGATCATGCCGAACATACCCGCGCTGATGTGCATGTCGAGGTTCGGCACGGCACAGTGGTAGATGAACGCGCCGGGGTAGGAGGCCTTGAACGTCATGGCGTTCTCCTGTCCCGGAGCGGCCGTCGTCGCCACCGCCCCGCCACCGGTGCCGTAGACGGCGTGGAGGTCCACGTTGTGCGGAAGGGCGTTCCCCGACGGGCTCTCGAGGGTCAGATCGACCGTGTCACCCTGTCGGACACGGATCATCGGCCCGGGGATCTGCCCGTCGAAGGTCATGTAGTCGAAGGTGACGCCGGGTTCGATTTCGGCGGTGACTTCCTCCACCGTCAGCGTCACTTCGTGCGTTTTCGGCTGGTTCCGGTCGATGGGACCGGGGATGTCCGTCGGATCCGCGGCCACCTGACTGACCGTCGGGGTCGACGTCTGCTCGACCTGTTGGCGCTGAGCCTCCGTCTCAGCGGCCGTCGGCGCTTTCGAACTGCACCCTGCCACCGTCGCCGCACCACCGATGCCGAGCGCCTGAAGCGCCCGACGCCGGGTCGTTTCGAACATTGGGTGTCACCTCTGTTTGGATCATTGGGGGCATCACGTATCAACCGGCGAGCCAATTCTTGCGGGGTGGCACCCGAGGCGAACTGATTCGCGTCGAGCTTATAAATGGGGGGAGAGACGGCCCGCTGGCTGCCGCACTGTTGGGTCAGCGCCGACGGACGAAGGGCCGAGACGGTCCCGTCAGCAACAGAAGATGAACGGGTAGACGAAGCTCACGCGGTCGCCGTCCTCGATTTTCGTGTCGAAGCCGTCGAGGACCTCGTTGAACTTCCCGTTGACGAGCACCCGTGCGTAGGGTTTGGTCTGTTCGCCCTCCGGATTCTTGTGCCACGTGCCGGGCAGGTTCTTGGGCGGTTTCGCCCAGCCGTCGGTCGTCGCCTCGGCTTCCGTTTCAGCGATCAGCATCTCGGCGAGGTCCGGCCGCTCCTCGAAGAACGCCTCCAGCAGATCACGCAGAGTGTCGCCCTCGAACGTGAACTCCTGGTGGGGCGTCTCCATCGCGTCGCGGACGTGGCCCGTCGCGCGGAGGTGGACGGTCGTCGTCTTCCGCTCGGTCTGGTTCTCCGATGTGGTCGTGCTCATGACAGATATGTATAGGCGATTATCCCCCGAAAAGCTGATTGCGAACATGTTCGAACAGCGGCGAGCGGAGCCGTGCGGCCAGCTTGCGAACGAACGGCGGCTCATTCGCTGCCCGGACGCACAGCAGACAGTATAAGTGACTCCCCCAGTGAGGGGAGGGCATGGTGCGCGATCCGCTGTCGGGCGACGACCCGCCCGACCTGCAGTCGGTCCTCGACGCACTCGACGACCCCGACTGCCGGACCATCATCCAGCACCTCGACGAGCCGATGACGGCGACCGAGGTGTCCGAGGAGTGTGATATCCCTATGTCCACGACCTACCGAAAACTGGACCTACTGACGGAGGCGTCGCTGCTCGCGGAGGGCACGGAGATCCGACCCGACGGCCACCACGCGACGCGATACGAACTCGATTTCGATCGGGTCGAAATCGGGCTGACCGAGGAGCAGAAACTGGAGGTGTCTGTCGGCCGGCCGGCACGGACCGCGGACGAACGCCTCGCGTCGCTGTGGGGGGAGGTTCGCAAGGAGACATGAGCCACCTCGACATCGCTCTCGCGGCCGTCAAAACCGGGACGCTCCTGCTCGGCAGTCTCATCACCTACCTCTCGTTCAAGGCCCACCGGCGGACCGGATCGCCCGCGCTCCGGGCGCTCTCCGTCGGCTTCGGGCTGATCACTATTGGCGCCCTCCTCGCGGGTGTCGGCCACCAGTTCACGTCGATCTCGCTCGCGGAGTCCATCGTCATCGAGAGCGCGCTCACGTTCCTCGGGTTCGCCGTCATCGTCTACTCGCTGTACGCCGAATAGGAGTCAGTACACCACGTACAACAGTGCGTAGACGACGTTGCCGAGGACGAACGAAACGAGCCAGAGGCTCGCCGCCACGCGGCCGGCGCGCGCGTGTGCGGTGTCGCTCAGCGCCGTGATCGGGCGGGTCGTCGCCAGCAAGAGGACGTAGTACAGCAGTGGGATGCAGACGACGGCGAGGAGGATGTGGATCGCGAGGAGGGGGAGATACACCTGCTGGTAGATGGCCTGCGGTCCGGGGAACTCGGCCGGTCCCTCCAGTACGACCTTGTAGAGGTAGAGAACGAGGAAAACGGCGAAGAGGCCGGCGGAGAGCAACATCGATGCACGGTGTTTGTCGAATTCGCGCCGACGGGCGAAGACGACACCCGCGAGGATGGTCACGATAGCGAGGGTGCTGACGACGGCGTTGATATGTGGAATGGCCGCGAGCACCGCGTCCGGCGCGCGCGGGATGGCGCCACGCGGGATCGCACCGAGAACGGCGCCGAACACCAGCGCTAGCGACGCGAGAGAGAGGATCGCGGTGAGTTCCGGAACGCGATCACGGACATCGAGATGCATACCCGTCGTTGGGCAGGCGGACCACAAAACACCGACGGGTTCCGACGGTCGTTTGACGGATTGGTGCCGTGTCAGGTCACGTGATCGACGGCGGGGAAAAGGAAAGCCATTTCAAATACCCCCGTCAACGGTTGAATGCGTACGACAGAACACATGCGAGCGTGGGTAGCCAAGCCAGGCCAACGGCGCAGCGTTGAGGGCGCTGTCCCATAGGGGTCCGCCGGTTCAAATCCGGTCCCACGCATCGCACAAGGCGGGATCGACCCGCCGACCGCGGAGGCAACCGCCGACGCGGCGATGCAGGTGATTCCCATCCGGGACATCACCCACGCACAACTTCTCCCGACACTACCCGATCAGCGGCGGCGACGCCGACGCCGACGAAGCGTTGACGTACGCTCGCCGCGAACGCCGCGTATGGTTCCGTTACACGCCGTCGTCGGCGTGGCGTCGCCGGGGCTGCTCGCCGTCGTGAGTATCGCCGCCCTCGGAACGGCGGTCCTCCTCGGCCTCGCCTTCGCCGCCTTCGTCCGACGGCGCTCGCGTCCGTATCTCCTGATCGTCGCCGCGTTCGCGGCGTTGCTCGGCCGGTCGGCCGTCGTCGTCGTCAGCGCACTCGGCTGGCTCTCGCCGACCAACCACCACTTCTTCGAACACGGTCTCGACGTGGTGCTGGTCGCGCTCGTCGTCGGCGCAGTGTACTACGCCCGGACCGTCCAGCGGGAGGTGTCGGCGTCGTGACGGCCCAGCGCGACCGTATCCACCAGTACGTCGCCGGCCACCCGGGAGTCCACTTCAACAAACTCGCGCGGGAACTCGACCTCGCGACGGGACAGCTCCAGTACCACCTCAAGAAACTCCGGCGGACCGACGACGTCGTCGCCGAGTCGCTGTACGGCCGGACCCACTACTACACGCCGGAGTACGACGACTGGGAGCGTGGCGCCGTCGCCGTGTTGCACCGCGAGACGGCGCGGGACGTGTTGCTCTACCTGATCGAGGCGGGACCGAGCGCGCCAGCCCCGGTCGCGTCGGACCTCGACATCGCCCGGAGTACGCTGGAGTGGCACCTCGATCACCTGATCGAGCAGAACCTCGTCGAGAAGCGGCGCGACGACCGGGGACACGTGACGCTCGCGCTGTCCCGCCCCGTCGAGACGGCGGAGCTACTCCGGCTGATCGAACCCACGGTCCCCGAACGGCTGGTCGACCGATTCACGCGACTGGTCGACAATCTCGTCGGCGAATAGTGTTCGCGTTCGAGAGCCGAACCACAATCCGCTTTGGCGGGAGTCCCTAACTACCGTAGAATGCCTCTCGACGGCAACGCAGACGGCCGCTCGCGCCGCGGGGTCCTGAAGGCCGCCGTCGCGCTCGGCAGCGCGAGCGCGCTCAGCGCGTGTCTCGACCGCACGAGCAACGATCCCGTGCCGACGGGCGATCCCGCGGCCAAACCCGCCCGACAGCACGCCTGGCGCGAGTACGTGCGCCACGACGACCACGGCAACACGCAGTTACCGAGCCACCAGATCCTCCTCTATCTGAGCCTCGATTCCGACGGCCCTCCTTCGGCCGACGACCGCGACGCCCTCGCCGCGACGCTCGACGCCCTCGACCGTGCGTACGCGTGGAGTCACGAGGGACTGCTCCACTCCATCGCCTACTCGCCGGCCTACTTCGACCGCTTCGACACGCCGTTGCCCGACGGAATCGACCTCCCCGAGCCGACGGCCCTCTCCCCGTTCGAATCGCCAACTCTCGACCGACAGGACGCAGTCCTCCACCTCGCCAGCGACCGCGCCGACGCCTTGCTGGAGGCAGACCGCGCTCTGCGGGGCGAGCGCGAGGCCGCGAACGGCGTCTCGGTGCCGACCCTGCCGCTGACCGTCGACTCCCGACGCACGGGCTTCGTCGGCGCCGGCCTGCCCGCGAACCATCAGGACGCGGCAGGGATTCCCGACTCCGAACCCGTCCCCGAGGCATCGCCACTGTTCATGGGTTTCAAGGCCGGCTTCCGCGGGAATCAGGCGACCGAGGACTACGTCACCATCGAATCCGGTCCCTTCGCCGGCGGCACGACGAAAGCCATCGCCAACCTCCGCCAGCGACTCGACGACTGGTACGAGGAGCAGTCCCACGAGGAGCGGGTGATGGAGATGTTCAGCCCCGGCTACGCCGAACAGGGGTTGGTCGAGGGCATCGGCGACAACCTCGGCGCCGACAGCAAGATCGATCAGTTCGTCGACGACCTCGAATCGGACGCCCGGGCGTACGGTCGGGTCGGCCACGCCCAGAAGGCTGCACGGGCGAACCGCGACGACGACGGCAACGTGCGACTGCTCCGGCGCCACTTCGAATCGACCGACGATATCGGCTCCGAGCAGAAGGTGGCGAGCCTTCACTTCCCCTCGCTCCAGCGTCGGATCACGGCCTTCGAGGAGGTTCGCCGAGCGATGAACGGCACCGATCTGACCGAGGTGACCCCCGCGATTCGCCAGCGGGTCAACAACGGCATTCTGGAGTACATCTTCGTGCGGCGCCGGGGCTACTTCCTCGTGCCGCCGCGCCGGCATCGTGCGTTCCCGACGCCCCGACCGGCGTGAACGGTTCGAGAACCGGACCAGAACCGGTTTGGACGGTGACCCCCGAACGAGGAACATGAAACGCCGCGGACTGCTTCGATCCCTTGCGCTCGCCGGTACGCTCCCCCTCGCCGGCTGTTCGACGCTCGTCGAGACGCGTGCGGCAGGCGTGCCGCCGGTGCCGGAGAACCGCCCCGACGGCATCTACCACCCGAGTCACGTCGAGGGAATGAAGATGGCTGGCACGGCGTCCAGCGGCGACTACGCGTTCGGCCTGTTCTACAGCTATCCGCACCGCTTCTGGAACGTCAACGGCGACAGCGTCTCGCTGACCGAAATCGAGGAAGACGACGCCGTTCACCTGATGGCGAGCGTCTGGGACCCCGAGACGGGGACGGTCCTGCCGGACACCGGCCTGTCGCTGGAAATCTACCGTGACGGCTCGCTGGTCTCACAGGAAGCCATCTACCCCATGCTCTCCCAGCCGATGGGCTTTCACTACGGCGCGAACTTCGGGCTGGAGGGCGAGGGCACCTACGACGTTCGACTGAGCGTCGGTGCGATGTCGACCCGGCGGACCGGTGCGTTCGCGGGTCGGTTCGGCGACCCGACGACCGCCGAGATACCCTTCGAGTACAGCGAGGCGGCGAAAAACGAGATTTCGTTCGAGGTGTTCGACGAGGAGGCGGCGACGCCGGGTGCCGTCGATCCCATGTCGATGGACGCGCTTCCGAACGCCTTCGCGCCGCTCGAATCCGATCTGCCGGGGCGTGTCCTCGGGTCGGCGATGAGCAACGACGCCAAACTCGTCGCTACCGCGTTGGAGACGCCGCCGGAGGGCGTCGAGGGCGACGGCCCCTATCTGGCCGTCTCGGCACGCACCCGGTACAACCGGATGGTGATTCCGGCGATGGCCCTCTCCGGGACGCTCACCCGCGACGGGGAGACGGTGTACGACGGCGAACTGGCGCGAACGCTCGACCCCGACCTCGGCTACCACTACGGCGCCGTCGTCGACGGGGTCGAGTCGGGCGACGAACTCACGCTGTCGGTGACCGTTCAGCCCCAGACCGCCCGGCACGAGGGGTACGAGACGGCCTTCGGCGGCCTCATGGACGGGATGCCCGACGTGACGATCTCAGTCGCCTGATACTGCCGACTGTACGTCAATTGCGATATGTCCCACCACGGGGTGACGATTATCGTGAAGCGGGTACAGCCGACAGTATGAACGACAAGGGATTTATCGGTCGACATCGTTACATCGTCTATGGCTGGTCCTCTCACCGACGCCCTCGCGTGGGCCGTCGTCGCCTCCTTTCTCGCCGGGACGGTCCTCCGGTGGCGAGGCAACGAGCACGCGCGCACGGTGATGATCGCAGCGTGGGGCGTCTTCGCAGTCTTCTGGGCGGCGCTCGTCCCGCACTTCGCGTTCGTCCAGAAGAGTTTCGTCGAGGGCTTCCTCTCGCTCGCCGCCGTCCCCGCCTCGCTGTACGTCGGCTACCTGCTCCATCAGGGCCGTGACTCGCTGTTCGTCCTCTCGCGGGCCATCGCCGTCATGGGCGTCGTCTACCTCCCCTTCGAGACGATTCCGGCGCTCACCATCGGTGGCCTCTCCCTGCCCTCTCCCCGCCACGTCCTCATCTCGCATACGACGGGCCAGACCGAGTGGGCGATGGAGTTGCTCGGGTACAATCCGACGCTCGTCGAGGGCGATCAGGGCTATCTCAACACGTTCAAGTTCGTCACCGACGGCGGGCACGTCATCCTGTTCTCCATCATCCTCGCGTGTACGGGACTGGGGAGCATCGCCATCTTCGTCGGCCTCATCGCCGCCGTCAAGGCACCGCTCGGCCGTAAACTCCGCGCGCTCGCCATCGCCGTCCCCGTCATCTACGTCCTCAACATCCTGCGGACGACGTTCATCGGCCTGATGTTCGGCAAGCAGTACATGCAGTGGTTCGTCGACGAGGTGCTGTTCCTGTTCGGCGGCACCGACCCCTACAAGGTGTCCTTCTACCTCTCCGACCGCGTGATCAGTCAGGTGCTCGCCGTCGTCGCCCTCGTCGGCGTCACGTATCTCGTGGTCCGGGAACTCCCCGAACTGCTGACCATCGTCGAGGACGTGCTCTACATCGTCACGCGCGAGGAGTACGACCTGCGTGAAGCGCTCGACCTGCCCGAACGGGGCGACGTTGGGCCGGGCGCCGACTAGCGAGTCCCGGTCGCCGTTTTCGGTCGCTGATAATCGTAGCACACCACTTTTATTCATCTGCTAAAAATCGGCCAGCTAACGCTCGGCGGAGCGGGAACAGACCATGTACGAGGAGACAGTGTCGACAGATGGACTAGTCGGAACGATCCGCACCCTCGTCGTCGACGACGAACCCGGGTTGGCGGACGTGGTCGCGACCCATCTCGAACGGGCGGACGAGCGCATCGAGGCCAAAACGGCAACCAGCGTGGACGAGGCGCTCGCGACGATTGCCGACACCGAGCTCGACTGCATCGTCAGCGACTACGAGATGCCCGGCCGCGACGGACTGGAACTACTCGACGCCGTCCGGACCGATCACCCCGATATCCCCTTCATCCTCTTTACCGGGAAAGGGTCAGAGAGCGTCGCCAGTCGAGCGTTCTCCGCCAGTGCGACGGATTACCTGCAGAAAGGCGGGACGAGCGATCAGTACGTGATGCTGGCCGACCGGGTGAGACAGTACGCCGAACGAGCGTGGGCCGACCGCCAGCGACGCCGTCACCTCGCGGCCATCGAGAGCGCCCACGAGGGGATCGCCATTCTCGACTCACACGAGCGGTTCCGCTACGTCAACGACGCGTACGCCGACCTCTACGGCTACACACCCGCGGAGATGGTCGGCGAGAAGTGTGACCTGACCTATCCCGACGAGGAGGAAGCGTTCGTCCGGGAGGAGATCCTCCCCACGGTCGAGGAGACGGGCGACTGGAGCGGCGAGACGACCGGCCGCCGCGCCGACGGGAGCACGTTCATCGCGGAACAGACCGTCTCCCGAACGGCCGGGGGCGACTTCGTCTGTACCGTCGTCGATATCACTGACTGGAAGCAACGGACGGAGGAACGGGACCGCTACCGGGCGCTCGTCGAGTCGCTGGACGACGCGGTCTACGTACTGGGGCCGGCGGGTCGGTTCCTCTACGTCAACGACGCGTTCGTCGACCTCGTGGACTACGACTACGAGACGATTCTCGGATCGACGCCCGACCTGATCAAAGACGAGGCGACCGTCGAACGGACGGAACGGCATCTGGGTCGTCTCCTCGCCGACGACGGCCCCGACAGCGTCACCTTCGAGATGGAGATCGAACCCAAAGAGGGTGAGCCGATCCCCTGTGAGGATCACATGGGCGTGTTGCCGTACGAGGGCGACCAGTTCCGGGGCTCGGTCGGCGTCCTCCGCGACGTGAGTGCCCGCGAGGAGCGCGACCGGGAACTCCGGGAACACCGCGCGCTCCTCGAACAGAGCCTCGACGCCCTCGACGACGTGTTCTTCGTCTTCGGGCGAGACGGCGAACTCGCCCGGTGGAACGACCGGCTCCCGGAGGTGACGGGGTACACCGACGTGGAACTAGACGGGATGTCTCCGGCCGAGTTCTTCCCCGACGATCATCGCGAGCGGATCGAGCGTGCCGTCGAGACGGTGTTCGAGACCGGACACACCGAGGTGCGTGCGGACTACCTGCTCAAAGACGGGACGCGCGTCCCCTACGAGTTCAAAGCGACGCGACTCGACGGGCCGGCCGGCGACGTGCTCGGTTTCGCGGGCATCGGACGCGACATCACCGAAACGCTGGAGTACGAACGCAGGCTGGAGCGGCAGAACGAGCGCCTCGAAGAGTTCGCGAGCGTTCTCAGCCACGACCTGCGCAATCCGCTCAACGTGGCCGAAGGACGGCTCGAAATCGCCCGCGAGGAGCGGGGGAGCGTCCACCTCGACGCCGTCTCGGAGGCTCACGATCGGATGGAGACGCTGATCGGCGAGCTGTTGACGCTCGCCCGCGAGGGCGACGAGGCGACCGATCTGCAGGCGGTGTCGGTCGGCGAGCAGGCGACGCGAAGCTGGGAGACGATGACGACGGACGAGGCGTCGCTCGTCGTCGAGGACGAACACACGGTCGAGGCGGACGAGAGCCGCCTCCAGCAGTTGTTCGAGAATTTATTTCGCAATAGCGTGGAGCATGGCTCCACGGACAGCGAGGGACACGGTCCCTCGGGCAGTCGGCCTCCGGCCGACGACAGCCGGGCGCAGTCCGGCGATTCGATCGAACACGGCTCCGAAGGCGTACAGGTCCGCGTCGGCACCCTCCCGGCGGAACGTGGGTTCTACGTCGCCGACGACGGCCCCGGCATTCCCGAGTCGGAGCGTGACCGGGTGTTCGAGAGCGGCTACTCGACCGGCGGCGACGGAATCGGTGCGGGACTGAGTATCGTGAAGCAGGTCGTCGACGCTCACGGCTGGACCGTGCGCGTGACCGAGAGCCGGGACGGCGGTGCGCGGATCGAAATCGTCGTCGATGGGACGTAACAGAGGGACGTCGAAACGGCAGATAGATGCGTCCTCTCAGACCGGGTCCACGAGGTCGGCCGGCGCGCCCGCGAGCGTCCGGAGCGCGTCGGCTTCGACGTGGTGGAGGTCGCCGGGGAGGACGAGGAGGTGCAACGGATCGCCGAACTCGTGGGTCGCGAGCGCGGAGAGACGGTCGGCGACGACGACGGGGTCGGGACTGCCCGCGCGGGCGACGGCGACGGCGAGACGGTCGGGCCACGCCGTCGCCAGCAGCCCAGCGGCCACGTCGGCGGTCATGTACGTCTCGCCCGCGTCGTCGCCGCGGCCGTCGTCGACCTTGATGTCGAGGTAGACGAGCGTGTGGAGACCGCGGTCGCGGTTCGCCTCGACGCTCTCGACGACCGACGCCGGCACGTCGCCACCGCCGTGCGCGCGAGGGAAGGGAAGCGTGACGGCCTTGCCGAAGCGGTAGTTCTGGAGGCCGGTGAGGCCGCTGGCGGCCTGTGCGGCCGAGACGCCGTGGACGACGCGGGTGTCGATGCCGCGCTCCACGGCCCGCAGGCGGAGGTCGACGTGTGTCGTCGAGATCATGGTGTCGCCGGCGGTGAGGAAGACGACGTCCTCGCTCTCGGCGGCGTCGAGGATCGGGTCGGGGTGTTGCTCGACGCCCGCGCGGTCGCGGACCTCGATGTCGATGCCGTGGTGGCGTTCGAGATTCTCGACCGTGGTGCCGACGAGACGGCTGGTGTAGAACTCCGCGAAGACGCGGTCGGCCGCGCGGAGGGCGTCCTGCCCCTCGACCGTGATCGACCGCTCGTCGTAGAGACCGAGACCGACGAAGGTGAGCATGGACGGGATACCGGGGCGACGAGTAAAAGCGAGGTGGTCGTGGACGGCGGCCGCACCAGTCGTCACTCGTCGGTGAGAGGCGAGGCGGGGACCCGTGCGCCGGGCCGGACGCACGGGTCGCGAGAGAATCGGGGGTGGGAGTCAGGTGCGTCTCGCGCGTGCCTGCCGCACGTCCGCGCCGTCGCGGACCAGATCCTCGCAGTTCGGACAGACGCGCGGTTCGGTCATGCCGGTCGGGGCGAACACTCGGACGTAGTCGTCAGTGACGAACGAACCACAGTTCTGGCAGCTCGGCATACGTTCGCATGAGTGACGTGAATTGATATGTACGTTACGGCCACCCACACTGCGGATCGTTGTAACTGGTCACCGGCAGCCGCAGACCACGGGGGCGGCGACTGCCGGTGATGACTTACAACGGTCCGTAACGCGGCGCCGGATGTGGCGTTTGAAGTGACCCGGGAGCCAACGCTCGCCCATGTACGACGCGATACTCGTCCCCACGGACGGCAGCGAGGGAGTCGACCGAACGCTCGAACACGCCCTCGAGATGGCGCGCAACCACGATGCGACGATTCACGCCCTCTACGTCGTCGACCGCCGGTTCGAACTCGCGGCCGACGAGGACCGCGAGGACCTGATCGAACAGTTGACCGAACGGGGCGAGGAGGCGGTTGCATCCATCGCCGACGCGGCCGGGGACGCCGGCGTCGACGTAGTGACGAGCGTCCGCGAGGGCATCCCGTACAAGACGATTCTCGGCTACGCCGAGGAGGCCGATATCGATGTGATCACGATGGGCACCCACGGCCGCACGGGGCGTGACCGCCTCGCCCACCTCGGGAGCGTCACCGACCGCGTCGTCGAGAACGCGACGGTGCCGGTGTTCGTCGTCAACATCGGCACCGACGAGTGACGGTCTACGCCCCGTCGCCGCGTTCCTGCGCGTCCACGACGGCCACGCCCGCGAGGTTGACGATGTCTTTCACCTCGTCGCCGCGCTGGAGGACGTGAACCGGCTTGTCCATCCCGACCAGCATCGGGCCGATGGCGTCCGCGCCGCCGAGCCGTTGCAAGAGTTTGTAGCCGATGTTGCCAGCTTCGAGGTTCGGGAAGATCAGCACGTTCGCCGGCTCCTCTAGCTCCGCGAAGTCGTAGGTCCCCTCCAGAATATCTTCCACTACTGCGGTGTCGGCCTGCATCTCGCCGTCGACCGGGAAGTCCGCCGCGGGGTCGTCGCGGAGCATCTCGGCCGCGCGCCGGGGTTTGCGCGTGCCCCGATTGTCGACGCTCCCGAAGTTGGAGTACGAGAGGAAGGCCGCGCGTGGATCGACGTTGAACCGACGGGCGAGTTCACCTGTATGCCGGCCGATTTCTGCCAACTCGGCCGCACCGGGGTCCTGATTCACCGTCGTGTCCGCGACGAAGATCACCCGATTCCGGAAGGTGAGCATGTAGACGCCAGCGGCGTAGTCGGCGTCCTCGGCCGTCCCGATCACCTGCAGCGGCGGACGAAGGGCGGACGGGTAGTGGTGGGTCAACCCCGTCAGGAGGGCGTCGGCGTCGCCCATCTCCACCATCACGCTCCCGAAGTAGTCCGTATCCGTGCGGACCAGATCCTCGGCCTCGACGCGGGTGATCCCCTTCCGCCGGCGCGCCTCGTAGAGGCGGTCCGCGTAGGCGTCGAGGCGGTCGGCTTCGGCGGGGTCGACGATGTCGGGGTCGAAGTCGAGGCCGAGATCAGCCACCCGACGCCGGATGGTGTCACGGTCGCCGAGGAGGACGGGCCTGGCGATTCCCTCCTCGACCATCTGCGAGGCGGCGCGGATGGTCTTTTCGTTCGTCCCTTCCGCGAGCGCGACCCGCTTGGGGTCCGTTTTGGCCTTGTTGAGGACGATCCGCATCATCTCGCGGTCCTTCCCCAGTCGCGCCTCCAGTTCCTCGACGTAGGCGTCGAGGTCGCGGTCGAGGCGGGCGACACCGGTGTCGACGGCCGCCCGGGCGACGGCGGGCGCCACCTGGAACAGCACGCGCGGGTCGAGCGCCTTGGGGATCAGGTACTCGGGGCCGTACTGGAGCGGTTCGTCGCCGTAGGCCTTCGCCACCGCGTCGGGCACGTCCTGACGGGCGAGATCCGCGAGCGCCCGGGCCGCCGCGACCTTCATCTCCTGGTTAATCTCCGTCGCCCGAACGTCGAGTGCCCCCCGGAAGATGAAGGGGAAACAGAGGACGTTGTTCACCTGATTCGGGAAATCCGAGCGGCCGGTGGCGGCGATGACGGTGTCGTCGCGGGCCGCCCGCGCCTCGTGGTAGCCG
This window encodes:
- a CDS encoding PAS domain S-box protein, translating into MYEETVSTDGLVGTIRTLVVDDEPGLADVVATHLERADERIEAKTATSVDEALATIADTELDCIVSDYEMPGRDGLELLDAVRTDHPDIPFILFTGKGSESVASRAFSASATDYLQKGGTSDQYVMLADRVRQYAERAWADRQRRRHLAAIESAHEGIAILDSHERFRYVNDAYADLYGYTPAEMVGEKCDLTYPDEEEAFVREEILPTVEETGDWSGETTGRRADGSTFIAEQTVSRTAGGDFVCTVVDITDWKQRTEERDRYRALVESLDDAVYVLGPAGRFLYVNDAFVDLVDYDYETILGSTPDLIKDEATVERTERHLGRLLADDGPDSVTFEMEIEPKEGEPIPCEDHMGVLPYEGDQFRGSVGVLRDVSAREERDRELREHRALLEQSLDALDDVFFVFGRDGELARWNDRLPEVTGYTDVELDGMSPAEFFPDDHRERIERAVETVFETGHTEVRADYLLKDGTRVPYEFKATRLDGPAGDVLGFAGIGRDITETLEYERRLERQNERLEEFASVLSHDLRNPLNVAEGRLEIAREERGSVHLDAVSEAHDRMETLIGELLTLAREGDEATDLQAVSVGEQATRSWETMTTDEASLVVEDEHTVEADESRLQQLFENLFRNSVEHGSTDSEGHGPSGSRPPADDSRAQSGDSIEHGSEGVQVRVGTLPAERGFYVADDGPGIPESERDRVFESGYSTGGDGIGAGLSIVKQVVDAHGWTVRVTESRDGGARIEIVVDGT
- a CDS encoding NADP-dependent malic enzyme, whose product is MGLDDDALDYHRRDPPGKVAIETTKPTSTQRDLSLAYSPGVAAPCRAIAEDSTDAYTYTSKGNLVGMVSNGSAVLGLGDIGAQASKPVIEGKGVLLKRFADIDVFDFELDTDDPDAIVEAVSLTEPSFGGIHVEDIKAPECFEIEERLRERMDIPVYHDDQHGTAIVSGAALLNAVDIVDKELSDLEVAFAGAGASAIATADFYVSLGVPRENITLVDSEGIVTTARADAGEVNDYKAAFAQDCPDGDLADAMAGTDVFVGLAVGGLVDGEMVRSMARDPVVFAMANPEPEIGYHEARAARDDTVIAATGRSDFPNQVNNVLCFPFIFRGALDVRATEINQEMKVAAARALADLARQDVPDAVAKAYGDEPLQYGPEYLIPKALDPRVLFQVAPAVARAAVDTGVARLDRDLDAYVEELEARLGKDREMMRIVLNKAKTDPKRVALAEGTNEKTIRAASQMVEEGIARPVLLGDRDTIRRRVADLGLDFDPDIVDPAEADRLDAYADRLYEARRRKGITRVEAEDLVRTDTDYFGSVMVEMGDADALLTGLTHHYPSALRPPLQVIGTAEDADYAAGVYMLTFRNRVIFVADTTVNQDPGAAELAEIGRHTGELARRFNVDPRAAFLSYSNFGSVDNRGTRKPRRAAEMLRDDPAADFPVDGEMQADTAVVEDILEGTYDFAELEEPANVLIFPNLEAGNIGYKLLQRLGGADAIGPMLVGMDKPVHVLQRGDEVKDIVNLAGVAVVDAQERGDGA
- a CDS encoding universal stress protein, which codes for MYDAILVPTDGSEGVDRTLEHALEMARNHDATIHALYVVDRRFELAADEDREDLIEQLTERGEEAVASIADAAGDAGVDVVTSVREGIPYKTILGYAEEADIDVITMGTHGRTGRDRLAHLGSVTDRVVENATVPVFVVNIGTDE
- the dph5 gene encoding diphthine synthase, coding for MLTFVGLGLYDERSITVEGQDALRAADRVFAEFYTSRLVGTTVENLERHHGIDIEVRDRAGVEQHPDPILDAAESEDVVFLTAGDTMISTTHVDLRLRAVERGIDTRVVHGVSAAQAASGLTGLQNYRFGKAVTLPFPRAHGGGDVPASVVESVEANRDRGLHTLVYLDIKVDDGRGDDAGETYMTADVAAGLLATAWPDRLAVAVARAGSPDPVVVADRLSALATHEFGDPLHLLVLPGDLHHVEADALRTLAGAPADLVDPV
- a CDS encoding DUF7563 family protein is translated as MPSCQNCGSFVTDDYVRVFAPTGMTEPRVCPNCEDLVRDGADVRQARARRT